In Edaphobacter paludis, a single window of DNA contains:
- a CDS encoding heavy metal translocating P-type ATPase encodes MTEKYNRISVSVSFLAIILYLLLHYTFHVKNRISTLPLWFAIIVGGLPLLYALSREALKRQFGSDFLAGLSIIAATMLGEHLVATIIVLMFSGGQTLEDYATQRASSVLNALAKRMPNVAHHVIDDKAYEIAVTDIAIGDRLIIFPHEICPVDGTVESGTGTMDESFLTGEPFRMRKIAGSQVISGALNEDFALTIVAEKLPADSRYARIMKVMKMAEQHPPRIRRLADRLGAIYTPIALIVATAAWLTSGSPGRFLAVIVIATPCPLLLAIPISIIGAISLSAKRGIVIKKPLVLEQVGQIQTMLFDKTGTLTHGEPVVTDIVCLADADPINILRLAASLEQYSKHPLGAAILRAAEERSVVLQNVENISEKPGEGLTGHIGGQKILVTGRRKLPSEMATLLPPSTSGMECVVVVDGRLSGLLRFHDRPRKEGKSFIGHLTPKHHVKHLMILSGDRDSEVQHLAAIVGIADVRANLTPEEKLEIVRAETRKAPTLFLGDGINDAPAMMAATVGVAFGQNSDITAEAAGAVILEPTLGKLDELLHIGRRMRRIALQSAIGGMLLSSLGMIAAALGFLSPLVGSIGQEIIDLFAVLNAIRASVSTKELMDF; translated from the coding sequence ATGACCGAAAAATACAATCGTATCTCTGTAAGTGTGTCGTTCCTGGCGATCATTCTGTATCTTCTGCTGCACTACACGTTCCATGTCAAGAACAGGATCTCGACTCTGCCGTTATGGTTCGCAATCATCGTCGGTGGGTTGCCTTTGTTATACGCTCTATCCCGGGAAGCGCTTAAGCGGCAATTTGGTTCCGATTTCTTGGCAGGCCTTTCGATCATTGCGGCCACTATGCTGGGGGAACACCTGGTCGCAACCATTATTGTCCTGATGTTTTCAGGAGGGCAGACACTGGAGGACTACGCGACACAGCGCGCATCCTCCGTTTTGAACGCGCTAGCTAAACGCATGCCTAACGTAGCTCATCACGTCATAGATGACAAAGCCTATGAGATCGCCGTAACTGATATTGCTATCGGTGATCGCCTCATTATCTTCCCGCATGAAATATGTCCTGTGGACGGGACAGTTGAATCGGGGACCGGAACAATGGATGAATCATTTCTGACAGGTGAGCCATTTCGGATGCGGAAAATTGCTGGCTCCCAGGTAATCTCCGGTGCGTTGAATGAAGATTTTGCTCTCACTATCGTGGCCGAGAAGCTTCCCGCCGATTCACGCTACGCACGCATCATGAAGGTGATGAAGATGGCTGAGCAGCATCCTCCCCGGATACGTCGCTTGGCTGACCGTTTAGGCGCTATTTACACGCCGATCGCGCTCATCGTGGCCACGGCTGCATGGTTGACGAGTGGTAGCCCGGGACGGTTTTTGGCTGTCATCGTCATCGCCACACCTTGTCCCCTCCTGTTAGCGATTCCCATATCGATCATTGGAGCCATTTCGCTCTCAGCAAAACGGGGAATTGTCATCAAAAAGCCTTTGGTTCTCGAACAGGTCGGACAGATTCAGACGATGTTATTCGATAAAACAGGAACATTGACTCACGGCGAGCCAGTGGTCACCGACATCGTCTGTCTTGCTGACGCCGACCCCATCAATATCCTCCGCTTGGCAGCAAGTCTCGAACAGTATTCGAAGCACCCGCTTGGGGCGGCCATTCTTCGCGCCGCCGAAGAAAGGAGCGTTGTTCTGCAAAACGTGGAGAACATCAGCGAAAAACCAGGCGAAGGCTTGACGGGACACATCGGGGGACAGAAAATCCTCGTCACGGGAAGACGCAAGCTTCCCTCCGAAATGGCGACTCTTTTGCCGCCGAGCACTTCAGGCATGGAGTGTGTAGTCGTTGTGGATGGTCGCTTGTCCGGCCTACTCAGATTTCATGACCGCCCCAGAAAAGAAGGAAAGTCATTTATTGGCCACCTTACACCAAAGCATCACGTGAAGCACCTGATGATCCTGTCCGGAGATCGTGACAGTGAGGTCCAGCATCTTGCCGCTATCGTCGGGATTGCAGATGTCCGTGCGAATCTAACCCCTGAAGAAAAGCTCGAGATCGTGCGCGCCGAAACTAGGAAAGCACCGACACTCTTTCTTGGAGATGGTATTAATGATGCCCCGGCGATGATGGCTGCAACCGTGGGAGTTGCGTTCGGTCAGAACAGCGATATTACGGCAGAAGCGGCCGGAGCTGTGATTCTTGAACCCACGCTCGGTAAGCTCGACGAACTTCTTCACATCGGAAGACGAATGCGGCGAATTGCACTCCAAAGCGCAATAGGAGGAATGCTACTCAGTTCACTTGGAATGATCGCCGCAGCCCTCGGTTTTCTTTCGCCACTTGTGGGGTCAATCGGCCAAGAGATCATCGATTTGTTTGCCGTCCTCAATGCGATTCGTGCATCAGTTTCAACAAAAGAGCTGATGGATTTCTAA
- a CDS encoding ubiquinol-cytochrome c reductase iron-sulfur subunit encodes MSAVGVSALLAIPLVRFSTYPLRRRATETDWSDVGPVDEFNSLTEPLAKTITLERRDAWQTTSSQTAVYVLPSKTGQFRILSPICPHLGCSVRWEGTQDKFICPCHSGSFTAGGQRIAGPPPRSMDILESRVEGGMLKVRYQYFRQLVSNKEVMA; translated from the coding sequence ATGAGTGCAGTAGGGGTGAGTGCGCTGTTGGCGATTCCACTCGTGCGGTTTTCCACGTATCCGCTGCGTAGACGTGCGACAGAAACCGACTGGTCAGACGTAGGACCGGTGGACGAATTCAACTCGCTCACGGAGCCGCTAGCGAAGACCATAACTTTGGAACGCCGAGATGCCTGGCAGACCACTTCGTCGCAGACCGCGGTCTATGTATTGCCATCGAAGACTGGGCAATTCCGTATATTGTCACCCATCTGCCCACATCTGGGATGCTCGGTTCGTTGGGAAGGGACTCAAGATAAATTCATTTGTCCATGCCACTCTGGATCGTTTACGGCAGGTGGACAACGCATTGCAGGGCCGCCTCCTCGCTCTATGGACATCCTTGAATCTAGAGTGGAGGGCGGAATGTTGAAGGTGCGCTACCAATATTTTCGCCAATTAGTTTCCAACAAAGAAGTAATGGCCTGA
- a CDS encoding polysaccharide deacetylase family protein, with amino-acid sequence MPDKLFHLGFLKVKYKAAIRDKTMKLRKGFLTNWRQMFVVCLLLVLCGRLIKAQEFPILVYHRFDSAMPGLTTVRTSTFELQLEWLEDHHYQILSLRTVTDKLRTMRDTNAPAVAITVDDGHRSIYAEMFPLILKHHIPVTLFIYPSVISNASYALTWEQIRQMKRSGLVDVQSHTLWHPNFRKERARLSDAEYEAFVIKQLTRSKDILSSRLGGQIDSLAWPFGIHNSYLENAAQRAGYKTAFALGGAPARAGGNMLAIPRIPVSDNDTGARFYRLLMDPRRNRREK; translated from the coding sequence TTGCCAGACAAATTGTTCCACCTTGGTTTCCTTAAGGTGAAATACAAAGCAGCGATCCGAGACAAAACGATGAAACTGAGGAAAGGATTCTTGACGAATTGGCGTCAAATGTTCGTTGTCTGTTTGCTGCTGGTGTTGTGTGGAAGGCTGATAAAAGCTCAGGAGTTTCCCATCCTTGTCTATCATCGCTTTGATTCCGCAATGCCTGGATTGACAACCGTACGAACATCCACATTTGAATTGCAGCTCGAATGGCTCGAAGACCATCATTACCAGATACTTTCTTTACGTACAGTCACCGACAAGTTAAGGACTATGAGGGATACTAATGCGCCGGCGGTCGCGATTACAGTCGACGATGGTCATCGTTCGATCTATGCAGAGATGTTTCCATTAATTCTCAAGCACCACATTCCGGTGACTCTATTTATCTACCCCTCCGTTATCTCAAATGCTTCCTATGCTCTTACATGGGAACAAATTCGACAAATGAAGCGATCCGGTCTGGTCGATGTCCAGTCCCACACTCTCTGGCATCCGAACTTTCGAAAAGAGCGGGCACGGCTTTCGGATGCTGAATATGAAGCTTTTGTTATTAAGCAACTGACACGTTCTAAGGATATCCTTTCCAGTCGGTTGGGTGGCCAAATAGATAGTCTCGCTTGGCCTTTTGGAATCCACAATTCTTATCTCGAAAACGCGGCCCAGCGTGCCGGATATAAAACCGCATTTGCGTTAGGAGGGGCCCCCGCCCGTGCCGGCGGTAATATGCTCGCCATCCCACGAATACCGGTCTCAGACAACGATACCGGTGCAAGGTTCTATCGATTGTTGATGGACCCGAGAAGAAATAGGAGAGAGAAGTAA
- a CDS encoding cytochrome b N-terminal domain-containing protein, whose protein sequence is MTNQPSPKSTGSPNIATKLDDWLDQRTGIDSILHETLDEPIPGGASWAYIFGSGLLFLFVSQVITGVFLALYYVPSADHAHTVVSYIVKEVTSGSFIRSIHAYGSSGIIILLLLHIGQTILYGSYKGRRELLWLSGCILLALMLGMAFTGYLLPWDEKAYFATAVGTNLVAEVPFIGPILQKLLRGGDQMGTLTLSRFYVLHVFVLPAMIIGFVAAHVFFFRKAGAAGPIREDPIKPKLPAVPFYPRQVFMDAVFAVVLIGILAIIAKAIPMSLGPAANPADTHFLPRPEWYYRPAFQWLKYLSGHWSLMGGIFLPALLALIFAGAPFLDRRLERRPRRRPISVGAFVIFLLAYISLGIASYRDDYRDPGMAVQMHKQDEDAKAFMQKPFVPEAAAGSPVAALAAADPKVLKGLAIFQAQSCNSCHGEGGIGTAAAGPLTGVGLKYTDAQLIALIHAPNSSMTNGGMTPVTLKAEDLEALAAYLDTLR, encoded by the coding sequence ATGACGAACCAACCTTCACCTAAGTCGACAGGGAGCCCCAACATCGCAACCAAGCTCGATGACTGGCTGGACCAACGCACCGGCATAGACTCGATCTTGCATGAGACTCTCGATGAGCCTATTCCGGGAGGCGCCAGCTGGGCTTATATTTTTGGCTCGGGGTTGCTCTTCCTCTTTGTTTCGCAAGTCATTACCGGCGTCTTCCTTGCCCTATACTATGTTCCGTCAGCCGATCACGCGCATACAGTCGTATCGTACATTGTGAAAGAAGTGACCTCGGGATCATTCATTCGTAGCATTCATGCGTATGGATCGAGTGGCATCATTATTCTGCTTTTGCTGCACATCGGGCAGACCATCCTCTATGGTTCCTACAAAGGGCGTCGCGAACTGCTTTGGCTCTCAGGCTGTATTTTGTTGGCGCTGATGCTTGGAATGGCCTTCACCGGCTATCTACTACCCTGGGATGAGAAAGCGTATTTTGCTACCGCTGTCGGAACAAACCTGGTTGCAGAAGTGCCTTTTATCGGCCCAATATTACAGAAGCTTTTACGGGGAGGTGATCAAATGGGCACTTTGACGCTCTCCCGTTTCTATGTGCTGCACGTCTTCGTGTTGCCAGCAATGATTATAGGTTTTGTCGCAGCGCATGTGTTTTTCTTTCGCAAAGCTGGAGCAGCCGGCCCGATCAGAGAGGATCCAATCAAACCCAAGCTTCCGGCCGTTCCGTTTTATCCCCGTCAGGTATTCATGGATGCGGTCTTTGCAGTGGTGTTGATCGGGATACTGGCGATCATCGCAAAAGCCATTCCGATGAGCTTGGGACCAGCTGCTAACCCGGCGGACACGCATTTTCTCCCACGTCCCGAATGGTATTATCGACCAGCCTTTCAATGGCTTAAGTATCTGAGTGGGCACTGGTCTTTGATGGGTGGCATTTTTCTGCCAGCGTTGCTCGCGTTGATCTTTGCCGGAGCGCCATTTCTGGATCGGAGGCTCGAACGTCGTCCACGGCGAAGGCCAATCTCGGTGGGAGCATTCGTTATTTTCTTGCTCGCCTATATATCTCTCGGCATAGCCAGCTACAGAGATGACTACCGCGACCCTGGCATGGCGGTGCAGATGCACAAGCAGGATGAGGATGCGAAGGCCTTCATGCAGAAGCCTTTCGTCCCGGAAGCGGCTGCGGGAAGCCCAGTAGCCGCGCTGGCTGCTGCTGATCCGAAGGTGCTGAAGGGACTAGCTATCTTTCAGGCTCAGTCATGCAACTCATGCCACGGAGAAGGTGGGATAGGAACAGCGGCTGCTGGTCCGTTGACAGGTGTCGGCCTAAAGTACACAGATGCGCAACTTATCGCGCTGATTCATGCTCCCAATAGCTCTATGACCAACGGCGGCATGACTCCGGTCACTTTGAAGGCGGAGGATCTCGAGGCCTTGGCGGCATATCTAGACACACTGCGCTGA
- a CDS encoding putative glycoside hydrolase, with product MQMLVRHYLLVLLVLLASSASQASDGRVIDASTHIGIPNATVTVGNSVVTTDGSGRFHFKEASGTIMARAPGYRASRAMAKDTVTDGATIPLISFFPRALYLTVYGIGSQTLRGGAMAFARGGQINALVIDLKGDRGLIPYPTAVSLARRSGARRLTTIRDLPRLASELHRAGIYAIARIVVFKDNPLAEARSDLAVKRRDGSLFRDREGLAWVDPFQAEVRTYNIEIAVEAAEAGFDEIQFDYVRFPDVSQKLRFAQAPTEEMRVQAIDRFLTEARERLVPYNVFLSIDIFGYVCWNTNDTGIGQQLEQIVKIVDYLSPMVYPSGYKYGIPGCQEPVSHPYEIVHDTLENARRRANVSPQRFRPWLQAFRDYAFDHRAFGPSQVAEQIRAADEFGTDGWMLWNPHNRYDDLGLDTLHPLTRTAIPPRPDQ from the coding sequence ATGCAAATGCTTGTTCGACATTACCTGCTCGTTCTTTTGGTGTTGTTGGCATCATCGGCCTCTCAGGCGAGTGATGGACGAGTGATCGATGCAAGCACTCATATCGGGATCCCAAATGCTACGGTTACTGTCGGGAACAGCGTCGTTACTACCGATGGCAGCGGTAGGTTTCATTTCAAAGAGGCGAGCGGGACGATTATGGCTCGAGCGCCCGGGTACCGCGCATCTCGTGCGATGGCGAAGGACACGGTGACGGACGGCGCAACTATCCCGCTCATTTCATTTTTTCCTAGGGCGCTGTATTTAACGGTGTATGGAATCGGTTCACAGACCTTGCGAGGTGGAGCCATGGCGTTTGCGCGAGGCGGACAGATCAATGCACTGGTGATCGATTTGAAGGGAGACAGGGGTCTTATCCCCTATCCAACTGCAGTGTCCCTGGCTCGGAGGAGCGGTGCGCGCCGTCTTACAACAATCCGTGATTTGCCTCGACTTGCCAGCGAACTCCATCGGGCGGGTATTTACGCCATCGCGAGGATTGTTGTCTTCAAAGACAATCCCCTTGCCGAAGCGCGGTCAGATTTGGCTGTAAAGCGGCGTGACGGCAGTCTATTTCGAGATCGGGAGGGGCTCGCATGGGTGGATCCATTTCAAGCAGAAGTCCGAACATATAATATCGAAATCGCCGTCGAAGCTGCTGAGGCGGGCTTCGATGAGATTCAGTTCGACTACGTACGGTTTCCCGATGTATCACAAAAACTGCGCTTTGCTCAAGCGCCAACAGAAGAGATGCGTGTGCAGGCGATTGATCGCTTTCTTACAGAGGCGCGTGAGCGGCTAGTGCCTTACAACGTCTTTCTTAGCATCGATATCTTCGGCTATGTCTGTTGGAATACTAATGACACAGGTATAGGGCAACAACTTGAGCAAATCGTCAAGATTGTCGACTATCTTTCGCCCATGGTATATCCATCCGGATACAAATATGGGATACCCGGCTGCCAAGAGCCCGTCTCTCATCCCTATGAGATCGTCCACGATACTTTGGAGAATGCGCGACGACGTGCAAATGTATCGCCTCAGCGATTTCGTCCATGGTTGCAAGCGTTCAGGGACTACGCATTTGATCATCGTGCCTTCGGCCCGTCTCAAGTCGCAGAGCAGATTCGTGCAGCTGACGAGTTTGGAACAGACGGATGGATGCTCTGGAACCCTCACAATCGATATGACGATCTTGGATTAGATACTCTTCATCCTCTCACTAGAACGGCAATACCACCTCGGCCGGACCAGTAG
- a CDS encoding DmsE family decaheme c-type cytochrome yields the protein MSGAGGVVSAQADGALQPQTAISSRKAVLNPTDYVGSETCALCHADLTKKFDSNPHSKLVLMHGGKGVTCESCHGSAKAHVESGGDVTKIFRFTKATPKEVDQKCLSCHLGTHANFDRSAHGAAGVSCIGCHSNHAFQSEAHLLKVEEPKLCYSCHTDVKAAFAQPFHHKVNEGLLVCTDCHNPHGTFQDKLLKTNADQNAVCTKCHAETLGPFVYEHPPLKLEGCTSCHLPHGSPNARLLNRSNVNSLCLQCHSASMNFTAPGTPSFHNQANQYQACTNCHVQIHGSNASNVFFK from the coding sequence ATGAGCGGGGCAGGGGGAGTCGTGTCTGCGCAGGCGGATGGCGCGTTGCAACCGCAGACTGCAATATCTTCCCGAAAGGCAGTTTTGAACCCGACAGATTACGTCGGTTCGGAAACCTGTGCCCTGTGCCACGCCGATCTCACAAAAAAGTTCGACTCCAATCCTCATTCGAAACTTGTGCTAATGCACGGCGGCAAAGGTGTTACTTGCGAGAGCTGCCATGGTTCGGCCAAAGCCCACGTGGAGTCGGGTGGTGATGTAACCAAGATCTTTCGATTCACAAAGGCAACACCAAAAGAGGTGGATCAAAAGTGCCTCAGTTGCCATCTGGGGACACACGCTAACTTCGATCGTTCCGCTCACGGCGCAGCCGGCGTCAGTTGTATCGGTTGCCACAGCAATCATGCCTTCCAGAGTGAGGCGCATCTCTTGAAGGTAGAAGAGCCGAAGTTGTGCTACAGCTGCCATACGGATGTGAAGGCCGCCTTCGCCCAGCCCTTTCATCACAAGGTAAATGAAGGTCTGCTTGTTTGCACTGATTGTCATAATCCCCATGGCACTTTCCAGGACAAACTGCTCAAGACGAATGCAGATCAGAATGCCGTCTGCACGAAGTGTCATGCGGAGACTCTTGGTCCATTTGTCTACGAACATCCTCCGCTGAAGCTGGAGGGTTGCACCTCTTGCCATCTTCCTCATGGTTCGCCGAATGCAAGGCTGCTCAACCGGAGCAACGTCAATTCGCTGTGCCTGCAGTGTCATTCGGCGTCGATGAACTTTACGGCACCCGGTACGCCTTCGTTCCATAACCAGGCTAATCAGTATCAGGCCTGCACCAACTGCCACGTTCAGATACACGGCTCAAACGCCAGCAACGTTTTCTTCAAGTAA
- a CDS encoding zinc-dependent alcohol dehydrogenase family protein codes for MKAAILRTPGPLNETSLRIEEIPIPISRPGHALLKIHACGVCRTDLHIVEGELPPKLDWVIPGHQIVAEIVQSPDPSFQKGDRVGVSWIGGTDGSCHFCRTGRENLCDHPTYTGYTQHGGFAEYMTARTDFLFPLPKALEDRAAAPLLCAGIIGFRSLRIAEVKPGQHVGLFGFGSSAQLLFQVLKAWNCLVYVSTRESHHQRLARTLGAEWVGGGTEVPPELLDSAITFAPSGDVVVAALRSIDKGGIVAINAIHLDRMPQFDYDSLLWGERQLRSVTNMTRQDGTDFLRVATEIGLKPAVVPFGLDQINEALRGLKEDRLSGPAVILPNGL; via the coding sequence ATGAAAGCGGCAATTTTGAGAACGCCAGGTCCCCTCAACGAAACTTCCCTGAGGATTGAGGAGATTCCTATACCTATCTCAAGGCCAGGACATGCTCTTCTCAAAATCCATGCCTGCGGCGTGTGTCGTACCGACCTTCATATTGTGGAAGGCGAGTTGCCCCCAAAGCTGGACTGGGTCATCCCGGGCCATCAGATTGTTGCAGAGATTGTTCAGTCTCCCGATCCCAGCTTTCAGAAGGGTGACAGAGTGGGTGTCTCCTGGATTGGGGGCACAGATGGATCCTGCCATTTCTGTCGAACCGGCCGCGAAAATCTTTGCGATCATCCCACCTATACCGGTTACACACAACATGGCGGGTTCGCGGAGTACATGACTGCACGAACGGACTTTCTCTTCCCCTTACCAAAAGCGCTCGAGGACCGCGCTGCTGCCCCCTTACTCTGCGCCGGCATCATTGGCTTTCGAAGTCTTAGAATTGCGGAAGTCAAACCGGGCCAGCACGTTGGTCTTTTTGGCTTTGGTTCGTCAGCACAGCTTTTATTTCAAGTACTCAAGGCGTGGAATTGCCTTGTCTATGTTTCCACCCGCGAGTCGCATCACCAGCGGCTGGCACGTACTCTCGGGGCGGAATGGGTCGGCGGCGGTACAGAAGTTCCACCTGAACTCTTAGATTCTGCAATTACCTTCGCTCCTTCGGGGGATGTTGTGGTCGCGGCGTTGCGGTCGATCGATAAGGGCGGAATCGTTGCGATTAATGCTATCCATTTGGATCGCATGCCGCAGTTTGACTATGACTCGCTCCTGTGGGGCGAGAGACAACTCCGCAGCGTGACAAACATGACCCGGCAGGATGGGACAGATTTCCTGAGAGTCGCGACCGAAATCGGTCTAAAACCTGCAGTCGTGCCCTTTGGCCTGGATCAGATCAATGAAGCTCTCCGTGGTCTGAAGGAAGACAGGTTGAGTGGCCCGGCCGTCATTCTCCCTAATGGACTATGA
- a CDS encoding cytochrome c, producing MMKYITHGTAIGLVILFAALTSFGQSGVDIYKAKCQMCHGADGFGNTPAGKAMKTRPLNSPDVLKESDTDLITVIKNGKNKMPAFSGKLTDPQIHDIIEYVHTLQK from the coding sequence ATGATGAAGTACATTACTCACGGTACCGCAATTGGCTTAGTTATATTGTTCGCTGCGCTTACGAGTTTCGGTCAAAGTGGTGTCGATATCTACAAAGCCAAATGCCAGATGTGTCATGGCGCTGACGGATTTGGTAACACGCCGGCGGGTAAGGCTATGAAAACACGCCCACTCAATTCCCCCGATGTTTTGAAAGAGTCGGACACCGATCTTATTACCGTGATCAAGAATGGAAAAAACAAGATGCCTGCTTTTTCCGGCAAACTCACTGATCCGCAGATCCACGACATCATAGAGTATGTTCACACTTTGCAAAAGTGA
- a CDS encoding universal stress protein, whose amino-acid sequence MAVIGDQVGLTVDRIVLATDFSPSSESATKYAKLLAKRFSSNLTLAHVVDLSMAARSEQAVVGYPIGDMRRASSENLERLLKDLTSDRIRATAQILEAHNPAAAIVGLAEQLKADLIVTGTHARHGLNKAILGSCAEGIFRHASCPVFTVGPKLKAPSAENIAFDRIVFATDFTSSAAEKAAVALAFAQDSMATIYLCHVLKDAGADISEMFELQVKFQSALKKMVPQSTLDWCTPECVVELGEVAPHILGLAKRVGADVIILGARRSSTWFAHLADGVVGHVLANAECPVMTICSS is encoded by the coding sequence ATGGCTGTGATCGGAGACCAAGTAGGACTGACGGTGGACCGCATTGTTTTGGCAACAGATTTCTCGCCGTCTTCTGAGTCGGCAACTAAATATGCAAAGCTGCTAGCCAAGCGCTTCTCTTCAAACCTCACCCTTGCTCACGTTGTAGATCTCTCAATGGCTGCCCGTTCCGAGCAAGCAGTAGTTGGGTATCCAATCGGTGATATGCGCCGAGCCAGTAGCGAAAATTTGGAACGGCTGCTCAAGGACCTGACCTCCGACAGAATTCGCGCCACGGCCCAGATACTGGAGGCCCATAATCCTGCTGCGGCGATAGTGGGTTTAGCAGAACAACTCAAGGCCGATCTGATCGTGACCGGTACACACGCGCGTCATGGATTGAATAAGGCGATCCTGGGGTCGTGCGCGGAAGGTATTTTTCGGCATGCAAGCTGTCCTGTCTTTACCGTTGGGCCAAAACTAAAGGCTCCTTCAGCGGAGAATATTGCTTTCGATAGGATCGTCTTTGCGACCGACTTCACCTCCAGCGCCGCCGAGAAAGCTGCCGTGGCTCTAGCATTCGCACAAGATAGCATGGCGACGATTTATCTCTGCCATGTTCTAAAAGACGCAGGTGCGGACATCTCCGAGATGTTTGAACTGCAGGTCAAATTTCAGTCTGCGCTCAAAAAAATGGTCCCACAATCGACCTTGGATTGGTGCACCCCAGAATGCGTGGTGGAATTAGGTGAAGTTGCTCCCCATATTCTTGGGCTAGCCAAGAGGGTTGGAGCTGACGTCATTATTTTGGGAGCTCGACGCAGTTCCACGTGGTTCGCACATTTAGCTGACGGCGTGGTTGGACACGTGCTTGCGAATGCCGAATGCCCCGTGATGACCATCTGCTCGAGCTAA